One window of the Benincasa hispida cultivar B227 chromosome 3, ASM972705v1, whole genome shotgun sequence genome contains the following:
- the LOC120072953 gene encoding uncharacterized protein At4g18490 isoform X1: MAESKKGASSATDLTKKDSLLGIGTSTLLDTDVDIGDEFMNSWKSISVAEDDMVDFSFSTASKGKIKAFDFGTLDDDFNLDGSFKKLSSFKIDMPDLDFSSPPKKIEKARSSGKEGSSNENVQKDIDSLNFSFDFKELDSFDVDKSLQNGERTRKQQPDSKAVSSSRVEHEASDIHIAEGNTAIDKSIAKRLPAPENETTSRVENFQGDHGELESEIGDGTSHEARNTTATTNKERQFGNGCLSKKEVAKSSHQVIHDVPISCVARNVPECTSEPQSEICTERELIVVSGGTGNVIDENIDSDVTCSEKFPQSYLSPINIPASKSDPTEKEKSECSHLNEFVDNVQPAEVHPDLKDFSNSDVPRKLLLDTQEIRQNQNLKLKLFTVPLCRGPRVNEVTIKEKEMGGNSSMSRIDVSKPQLHQSSSISTKLLSLGKNRIDASNQILAAGDGNLCRESRPHNKVAKTALPVAVQSEKSLGKLSALSAGVNPSNLLVRTTTQTHCSTERLKLSMIPSQNVKTISAQGNKVCSIKTGLIFPNVSSLKTSRAFGGKQVLSSTGGVKERKLGEPEQTMEAGQRSKKLDIGYCAENVDKQKPLISNVKRKALEEPNADSMLLKPLKLLCVSPSGFRNSKEPLEKKIGEQVESMTTASHDQLANSIENPHVPNTVEWEISLVLENDRNVEKAEAYSQQLEDMCNMLRKKQDEAKEILVRAFVNNNNLLMLNHPIYEEKIMKVQKFAAKLLSKKLQTKAA; this comes from the exons ATGGCAGAATCAAAGAAAGGAGCATCTTCAGCTACTGATCTTACAAAAAAAGATTCCCTCCTGG GTATTGGAACCTCTACTCTCCTTGACACAGATGTGGACATTGGTGACGAATTTATGAACTCCTGGAAATCAATATCAGTGGCAGAGGATGACATGGTGGACTTTAGTTTTAGTACAGCCTCCAAAGGCAAGATTAAGGCCTTTGATTTTGGAACTTT gGATGATGATTTCAATCTGGATGgaagttttaaaaagttatcaTCGTTCAAGATTGACATGCCAGATCTTGACTTTTCATCCCCGCCCAAAAAGATTGAAAAGGCTAGGAGTAGTGGTAAAGAAGGATCATCCAATGAAAATGTTCAAAAGGATATAGACAGCTTAAATTTCTCTTTTGATTTTAAAGA ATTGGATAGCTTTGATGTTGATAAAAGCTTACAAAATGGAGAAAGGACTCGTAAACAACAGCCAGATTCCAAGGCAGTCTCATCTTCTAGAGTTGAGCATGAAGCTTCTGATATCCACATAGCTGAAGGAAATACTGCAATTGATAAGAGTATAGCCAAGAGACTTCCAGCACCAGAAAACGAGACTACTTCTAGAGTTGAGAATTTTCAGGGAGATCATGGTGAGCTGGAGTCAGAAATTGGGGATGGTACATCACATGAAGCAAGAAATACAACGGCAACTACAAATAAAGAGAGACAATTTGGAAATGGTTGCTTGTCTAAAAAAGAAGTGGCAAAGAGTAGTCATCAAGTCATTCATGATGTACCTATCAGCTGTGTTGCCAGAAATGTACCTGAATGTACTTCAGAACCACAGTCTGAAATTTGTACGGAAAGAGAACTAATAGTAGTTTCAGGTGGAACAGGAAATGTCATTGATGAAAACATAGATTCTGATGTAACTTGCTCTGAAAAATTTCCTCAAAGCTATTTGTCTCCAATAAATATCCCTGCATCGAAGAGCGATCctacagaaaaagaaaagtcaGAATGCAGCCACCTGAATGAATTTGTTGACAATGTTCAACCGGCTGAAGTTCATCCAGACCTCAAAGATTTTTCCAATTCAGATGTACCGAGGAAGCTTCTGCTTGACACGCAGGAAATCAgacaaaaccaaaatttgaaattgaaattgtttaCAGTTCCTTTATGCAG AGGACCACGGGTAAATGAAGTgacaattaaagaaaaagaaatgggtGGGAATTCATCGATGTCAAGAATAGATGTTAGCAAACCTCAACTACATCAATCATCATCTATCAGTACAAAACTTCTCTCTTTAGGCAAGAATAGAATTGATGCTTCAAATCAAATTCTGGCAGCTGGAGACGG GAATCTTTGCAGAGAATCTCGACCACATAATAAAGTAGCAAAGACGGCACTGCCAGTTGCAGTACAAAGTGAGAAAAGCTTAGGAAAGCTTAGTGCTTTAAG TGCCGGAGTTAATCCTAGCAATTTGCTTGTCAGAACTACTACTCAAACACATTGCAGTACTGAACGACTGAAATTATCAATGATACCTAGTCAAAACGTGAAGACCATTTCAGCTCAAGGGAATAAAGTTTGTTCTATTAAAACTGGCTTAATATTTCCCAATGTTTCCAGTTTGAAGACTTCTAG GGCATTTGGAGGAAAGCAAGTTCTATCGAGTACTGGAGGTGTGAAAGAAAGGAAATTAGGAGAACCAGAACAAACTATGGAAGCAGGACAACGAAGTAAAAAGTTAGACATTGGCTATTGTGCTGAAAATGTGGACAAACAAAAACCTTTAATCTCCAACGTGAAGCGTAAAGCACTAGAG GAACCAAATGCGGATTCAATGTTGTTAAAACCTCTGAAGCTCCTTTGTGTATCACCTAGTGGATTTAG AAACTCCAAAGAGCCGTTGGAGAAAAAGATAGGAGAACAG GTTGAAAGTATGACCACCGCTTCCCATGACCAGTTAGCCAACAGTATCGAAAATCCTCATGTGCCAAATACGGTGGAATGGGAAATATCTTTGGTTTTGGAAAATGATCGAAATGTTGAAAAAGCAGAAGCCTATTCACAGCAGCTTGAAGAT ATGTGTAATATGCTGAGAAAGAAGCAAGATGAGGCCAAGGAAATATTAGTCCGAGCTTTTGTTAACAACAATAATCTACTGATGCTCAATCATCCCATCTATGAGGAGAAG ATTATGAAGGTTCAGAAATTTGCTGCCAAACTGTTGTCCAAGAAGCTTCAGACAAAAGCAGCTTGA
- the LOC120072953 gene encoding uncharacterized protein At4g18490 isoform X2, with protein sequence MAESKKGASSATDLTKKDSLLDVDIGDEFMNSWKSISVAEDDMVDFSFSTASKGKIKAFDFGTLDDDFNLDGSFKKLSSFKIDMPDLDFSSPPKKIEKARSSGKEGSSNENVQKDIDSLNFSFDFKELDSFDVDKSLQNGERTRKQQPDSKAVSSSRVEHEASDIHIAEGNTAIDKSIAKRLPAPENETTSRVENFQGDHGELESEIGDGTSHEARNTTATTNKERQFGNGCLSKKEVAKSSHQVIHDVPISCVARNVPECTSEPQSEICTERELIVVSGGTGNVIDENIDSDVTCSEKFPQSYLSPINIPASKSDPTEKEKSECSHLNEFVDNVQPAEVHPDLKDFSNSDVPRKLLLDTQEIRQNQNLKLKLFTVPLCRGPRVNEVTIKEKEMGGNSSMSRIDVSKPQLHQSSSISTKLLSLGKNRIDASNQILAAGDGNLCRESRPHNKVAKTALPVAVQSEKSLGKLSALSAGVNPSNLLVRTTTQTHCSTERLKLSMIPSQNVKTISAQGNKVCSIKTGLIFPNVSSLKTSRAFGGKQVLSSTGGVKERKLGEPEQTMEAGQRSKKLDIGYCAENVDKQKPLISNVKRKALEEPNADSMLLKPLKLLCVSPSGFRNSKEPLEKKIGEQVESMTTASHDQLANSIENPHVPNTVEWEISLVLENDRNVEKAEAYSQQLEDMCNMLRKKQDEAKEILVRAFVNNNNLLMLNHPIYEEKIMKVQKFAAKLLSKKLQTKAA encoded by the exons ATGGCAGAATCAAAGAAAGGAGCATCTTCAGCTACTGATCTTACAAAAAAAGATTCCCTCCTGG ATGTGGACATTGGTGACGAATTTATGAACTCCTGGAAATCAATATCAGTGGCAGAGGATGACATGGTGGACTTTAGTTTTAGTACAGCCTCCAAAGGCAAGATTAAGGCCTTTGATTTTGGAACTTT gGATGATGATTTCAATCTGGATGgaagttttaaaaagttatcaTCGTTCAAGATTGACATGCCAGATCTTGACTTTTCATCCCCGCCCAAAAAGATTGAAAAGGCTAGGAGTAGTGGTAAAGAAGGATCATCCAATGAAAATGTTCAAAAGGATATAGACAGCTTAAATTTCTCTTTTGATTTTAAAGA ATTGGATAGCTTTGATGTTGATAAAAGCTTACAAAATGGAGAAAGGACTCGTAAACAACAGCCAGATTCCAAGGCAGTCTCATCTTCTAGAGTTGAGCATGAAGCTTCTGATATCCACATAGCTGAAGGAAATACTGCAATTGATAAGAGTATAGCCAAGAGACTTCCAGCACCAGAAAACGAGACTACTTCTAGAGTTGAGAATTTTCAGGGAGATCATGGTGAGCTGGAGTCAGAAATTGGGGATGGTACATCACATGAAGCAAGAAATACAACGGCAACTACAAATAAAGAGAGACAATTTGGAAATGGTTGCTTGTCTAAAAAAGAAGTGGCAAAGAGTAGTCATCAAGTCATTCATGATGTACCTATCAGCTGTGTTGCCAGAAATGTACCTGAATGTACTTCAGAACCACAGTCTGAAATTTGTACGGAAAGAGAACTAATAGTAGTTTCAGGTGGAACAGGAAATGTCATTGATGAAAACATAGATTCTGATGTAACTTGCTCTGAAAAATTTCCTCAAAGCTATTTGTCTCCAATAAATATCCCTGCATCGAAGAGCGATCctacagaaaaagaaaagtcaGAATGCAGCCACCTGAATGAATTTGTTGACAATGTTCAACCGGCTGAAGTTCATCCAGACCTCAAAGATTTTTCCAATTCAGATGTACCGAGGAAGCTTCTGCTTGACACGCAGGAAATCAgacaaaaccaaaatttgaaattgaaattgtttaCAGTTCCTTTATGCAG AGGACCACGGGTAAATGAAGTgacaattaaagaaaaagaaatgggtGGGAATTCATCGATGTCAAGAATAGATGTTAGCAAACCTCAACTACATCAATCATCATCTATCAGTACAAAACTTCTCTCTTTAGGCAAGAATAGAATTGATGCTTCAAATCAAATTCTGGCAGCTGGAGACGG GAATCTTTGCAGAGAATCTCGACCACATAATAAAGTAGCAAAGACGGCACTGCCAGTTGCAGTACAAAGTGAGAAAAGCTTAGGAAAGCTTAGTGCTTTAAG TGCCGGAGTTAATCCTAGCAATTTGCTTGTCAGAACTACTACTCAAACACATTGCAGTACTGAACGACTGAAATTATCAATGATACCTAGTCAAAACGTGAAGACCATTTCAGCTCAAGGGAATAAAGTTTGTTCTATTAAAACTGGCTTAATATTTCCCAATGTTTCCAGTTTGAAGACTTCTAG GGCATTTGGAGGAAAGCAAGTTCTATCGAGTACTGGAGGTGTGAAAGAAAGGAAATTAGGAGAACCAGAACAAACTATGGAAGCAGGACAACGAAGTAAAAAGTTAGACATTGGCTATTGTGCTGAAAATGTGGACAAACAAAAACCTTTAATCTCCAACGTGAAGCGTAAAGCACTAGAG GAACCAAATGCGGATTCAATGTTGTTAAAACCTCTGAAGCTCCTTTGTGTATCACCTAGTGGATTTAG AAACTCCAAAGAGCCGTTGGAGAAAAAGATAGGAGAACAG GTTGAAAGTATGACCACCGCTTCCCATGACCAGTTAGCCAACAGTATCGAAAATCCTCATGTGCCAAATACGGTGGAATGGGAAATATCTTTGGTTTTGGAAAATGATCGAAATGTTGAAAAAGCAGAAGCCTATTCACAGCAGCTTGAAGAT ATGTGTAATATGCTGAGAAAGAAGCAAGATGAGGCCAAGGAAATATTAGTCCGAGCTTTTGTTAACAACAATAATCTACTGATGCTCAATCATCCCATCTATGAGGAGAAG ATTATGAAGGTTCAGAAATTTGCTGCCAAACTGTTGTCCAAGAAGCTTCAGACAAAAGCAGCTTGA
- the LOC120072953 gene encoding uncharacterized protein At4g18490 isoform X3: protein MAESKKGASSATDLTKKDSLLGIGTSTLLDTDVDIGDEFMNSWKSISVAEDDMVDFSFSTASKGKIKAFDFGTLDDDFNLDGSFKKLSSFKIDMPDLDFSSPPKKIEKARSSGKEGSSNENVQKDIDSLNFSFDFKELDSFDVDKSLQNGERTRKQQPDSKAVSSSRVEHEASDIHIAEGNTAIDKSIAKRLPAPENETTSRVENFQGDHGELESEIGDGTSHEARNTTATTNKERQFGNGCLSKKEVAKSSHQVIHDVPISCVARNVPECTSEPQSEICTERELIVVSGGTGNVIDENIDSDVTCSEKFPQSYLSPINIPASKSDPTEKEKSECSHLNEFVDNVQPAEVHPDLKDFSNSDVPRKLLLDTQEIRQNQNLKLKLFTVPLCRGPRVNEVTIKEKEMGGNSSMSRIDVSKPQLHQSSSISTKLLSLGKNRIDASNQILAAGDGNLCRESRPHNKVAKTALPVAVQSEKSLGKLSALRTTTQTHCSTERLKLSMIPSQNVKTISAQGNKVCSIKTGLIFPNVSSLKTSRAFGGKQVLSSTGGVKERKLGEPEQTMEAGQRSKKLDIGYCAENVDKQKPLISNVKRKALEEPNADSMLLKPLKLLCVSPSGFRNSKEPLEKKIGEQVESMTTASHDQLANSIENPHVPNTVEWEISLVLENDRNVEKAEAYSQQLEDMCNMLRKKQDEAKEILVRAFVNNNNLLMLNHPIYEEKIMKVQKFAAKLLSKKLQTKAA, encoded by the exons ATGGCAGAATCAAAGAAAGGAGCATCTTCAGCTACTGATCTTACAAAAAAAGATTCCCTCCTGG GTATTGGAACCTCTACTCTCCTTGACACAGATGTGGACATTGGTGACGAATTTATGAACTCCTGGAAATCAATATCAGTGGCAGAGGATGACATGGTGGACTTTAGTTTTAGTACAGCCTCCAAAGGCAAGATTAAGGCCTTTGATTTTGGAACTTT gGATGATGATTTCAATCTGGATGgaagttttaaaaagttatcaTCGTTCAAGATTGACATGCCAGATCTTGACTTTTCATCCCCGCCCAAAAAGATTGAAAAGGCTAGGAGTAGTGGTAAAGAAGGATCATCCAATGAAAATGTTCAAAAGGATATAGACAGCTTAAATTTCTCTTTTGATTTTAAAGA ATTGGATAGCTTTGATGTTGATAAAAGCTTACAAAATGGAGAAAGGACTCGTAAACAACAGCCAGATTCCAAGGCAGTCTCATCTTCTAGAGTTGAGCATGAAGCTTCTGATATCCACATAGCTGAAGGAAATACTGCAATTGATAAGAGTATAGCCAAGAGACTTCCAGCACCAGAAAACGAGACTACTTCTAGAGTTGAGAATTTTCAGGGAGATCATGGTGAGCTGGAGTCAGAAATTGGGGATGGTACATCACATGAAGCAAGAAATACAACGGCAACTACAAATAAAGAGAGACAATTTGGAAATGGTTGCTTGTCTAAAAAAGAAGTGGCAAAGAGTAGTCATCAAGTCATTCATGATGTACCTATCAGCTGTGTTGCCAGAAATGTACCTGAATGTACTTCAGAACCACAGTCTGAAATTTGTACGGAAAGAGAACTAATAGTAGTTTCAGGTGGAACAGGAAATGTCATTGATGAAAACATAGATTCTGATGTAACTTGCTCTGAAAAATTTCCTCAAAGCTATTTGTCTCCAATAAATATCCCTGCATCGAAGAGCGATCctacagaaaaagaaaagtcaGAATGCAGCCACCTGAATGAATTTGTTGACAATGTTCAACCGGCTGAAGTTCATCCAGACCTCAAAGATTTTTCCAATTCAGATGTACCGAGGAAGCTTCTGCTTGACACGCAGGAAATCAgacaaaaccaaaatttgaaattgaaattgtttaCAGTTCCTTTATGCAG AGGACCACGGGTAAATGAAGTgacaattaaagaaaaagaaatgggtGGGAATTCATCGATGTCAAGAATAGATGTTAGCAAACCTCAACTACATCAATCATCATCTATCAGTACAAAACTTCTCTCTTTAGGCAAGAATAGAATTGATGCTTCAAATCAAATTCTGGCAGCTGGAGACGG GAATCTTTGCAGAGAATCTCGACCACATAATAAAGTAGCAAAGACGGCACTGCCAGTTGCAGTACAAAGTGAGAAAAGCTTAGGAAAGCTTAGTGCTTTAAG AACTACTACTCAAACACATTGCAGTACTGAACGACTGAAATTATCAATGATACCTAGTCAAAACGTGAAGACCATTTCAGCTCAAGGGAATAAAGTTTGTTCTATTAAAACTGGCTTAATATTTCCCAATGTTTCCAGTTTGAAGACTTCTAG GGCATTTGGAGGAAAGCAAGTTCTATCGAGTACTGGAGGTGTGAAAGAAAGGAAATTAGGAGAACCAGAACAAACTATGGAAGCAGGACAACGAAGTAAAAAGTTAGACATTGGCTATTGTGCTGAAAATGTGGACAAACAAAAACCTTTAATCTCCAACGTGAAGCGTAAAGCACTAGAG GAACCAAATGCGGATTCAATGTTGTTAAAACCTCTGAAGCTCCTTTGTGTATCACCTAGTGGATTTAG AAACTCCAAAGAGCCGTTGGAGAAAAAGATAGGAGAACAG GTTGAAAGTATGACCACCGCTTCCCATGACCAGTTAGCCAACAGTATCGAAAATCCTCATGTGCCAAATACGGTGGAATGGGAAATATCTTTGGTTTTGGAAAATGATCGAAATGTTGAAAAAGCAGAAGCCTATTCACAGCAGCTTGAAGAT ATGTGTAATATGCTGAGAAAGAAGCAAGATGAGGCCAAGGAAATATTAGTCCGAGCTTTTGTTAACAACAATAATCTACTGATGCTCAATCATCCCATCTATGAGGAGAAG ATTATGAAGGTTCAGAAATTTGCTGCCAAACTGTTGTCCAAGAAGCTTCAGACAAAAGCAGCTTGA
- the LOC120072953 gene encoding uncharacterized protein At4g18490 isoform X4 has translation MPDLDFSSPPKKIEKARSSGKEGSSNENVQKDIDSLNFSFDFKELDSFDVDKSLQNGERTRKQQPDSKAVSSSRVEHEASDIHIAEGNTAIDKSIAKRLPAPENETTSRVENFQGDHGELESEIGDGTSHEARNTTATTNKERQFGNGCLSKKEVAKSSHQVIHDVPISCVARNVPECTSEPQSEICTERELIVVSGGTGNVIDENIDSDVTCSEKFPQSYLSPINIPASKSDPTEKEKSECSHLNEFVDNVQPAEVHPDLKDFSNSDVPRKLLLDTQEIRQNQNLKLKLFTVPLCRGPRVNEVTIKEKEMGGNSSMSRIDVSKPQLHQSSSISTKLLSLGKNRIDASNQILAAGDGNLCRESRPHNKVAKTALPVAVQSEKSLGKLSALSAGVNPSNLLVRTTTQTHCSTERLKLSMIPSQNVKTISAQGNKVCSIKTGLIFPNVSSLKTSRAFGGKQVLSSTGGVKERKLGEPEQTMEAGQRSKKLDIGYCAENVDKQKPLISNVKRKALEEPNADSMLLKPLKLLCVSPSGFRNSKEPLEKKIGEQVESMTTASHDQLANSIENPHVPNTVEWEISLVLENDRNVEKAEAYSQQLEDMCNMLRKKQDEAKEILVRAFVNNNNLLMLNHPIYEEKIMKVQKFAAKLLSKKLQTKAA, from the exons ATGCCAGATCTTGACTTTTCATCCCCGCCCAAAAAGATTGAAAAGGCTAGGAGTAGTGGTAAAGAAGGATCATCCAATGAAAATGTTCAAAAGGATATAGACAGCTTAAATTTCTCTTTTGATTTTAAAGA ATTGGATAGCTTTGATGTTGATAAAAGCTTACAAAATGGAGAAAGGACTCGTAAACAACAGCCAGATTCCAAGGCAGTCTCATCTTCTAGAGTTGAGCATGAAGCTTCTGATATCCACATAGCTGAAGGAAATACTGCAATTGATAAGAGTATAGCCAAGAGACTTCCAGCACCAGAAAACGAGACTACTTCTAGAGTTGAGAATTTTCAGGGAGATCATGGTGAGCTGGAGTCAGAAATTGGGGATGGTACATCACATGAAGCAAGAAATACAACGGCAACTACAAATAAAGAGAGACAATTTGGAAATGGTTGCTTGTCTAAAAAAGAAGTGGCAAAGAGTAGTCATCAAGTCATTCATGATGTACCTATCAGCTGTGTTGCCAGAAATGTACCTGAATGTACTTCAGAACCACAGTCTGAAATTTGTACGGAAAGAGAACTAATAGTAGTTTCAGGTGGAACAGGAAATGTCATTGATGAAAACATAGATTCTGATGTAACTTGCTCTGAAAAATTTCCTCAAAGCTATTTGTCTCCAATAAATATCCCTGCATCGAAGAGCGATCctacagaaaaagaaaagtcaGAATGCAGCCACCTGAATGAATTTGTTGACAATGTTCAACCGGCTGAAGTTCATCCAGACCTCAAAGATTTTTCCAATTCAGATGTACCGAGGAAGCTTCTGCTTGACACGCAGGAAATCAgacaaaaccaaaatttgaaattgaaattgtttaCAGTTCCTTTATGCAG AGGACCACGGGTAAATGAAGTgacaattaaagaaaaagaaatgggtGGGAATTCATCGATGTCAAGAATAGATGTTAGCAAACCTCAACTACATCAATCATCATCTATCAGTACAAAACTTCTCTCTTTAGGCAAGAATAGAATTGATGCTTCAAATCAAATTCTGGCAGCTGGAGACGG GAATCTTTGCAGAGAATCTCGACCACATAATAAAGTAGCAAAGACGGCACTGCCAGTTGCAGTACAAAGTGAGAAAAGCTTAGGAAAGCTTAGTGCTTTAAG TGCCGGAGTTAATCCTAGCAATTTGCTTGTCAGAACTACTACTCAAACACATTGCAGTACTGAACGACTGAAATTATCAATGATACCTAGTCAAAACGTGAAGACCATTTCAGCTCAAGGGAATAAAGTTTGTTCTATTAAAACTGGCTTAATATTTCCCAATGTTTCCAGTTTGAAGACTTCTAG GGCATTTGGAGGAAAGCAAGTTCTATCGAGTACTGGAGGTGTGAAAGAAAGGAAATTAGGAGAACCAGAACAAACTATGGAAGCAGGACAACGAAGTAAAAAGTTAGACATTGGCTATTGTGCTGAAAATGTGGACAAACAAAAACCTTTAATCTCCAACGTGAAGCGTAAAGCACTAGAG GAACCAAATGCGGATTCAATGTTGTTAAAACCTCTGAAGCTCCTTTGTGTATCACCTAGTGGATTTAG AAACTCCAAAGAGCCGTTGGAGAAAAAGATAGGAGAACAG GTTGAAAGTATGACCACCGCTTCCCATGACCAGTTAGCCAACAGTATCGAAAATCCTCATGTGCCAAATACGGTGGAATGGGAAATATCTTTGGTTTTGGAAAATGATCGAAATGTTGAAAAAGCAGAAGCCTATTCACAGCAGCTTGAAGAT ATGTGTAATATGCTGAGAAAGAAGCAAGATGAGGCCAAGGAAATATTAGTCCGAGCTTTTGTTAACAACAATAATCTACTGATGCTCAATCATCCCATCTATGAGGAGAAG ATTATGAAGGTTCAGAAATTTGCTGCCAAACTGTTGTCCAAGAAGCTTCAGACAAAAGCAGCTTGA